A single window of Nicotiana tomentosiformis chromosome 1, ASM39032v3, whole genome shotgun sequence DNA harbors:
- the LOC138908723 gene encoding uncharacterized protein, whose amino-acid sequence MEWVSPTEKLFIGGDSNGHIGSTVGGYGEVHGGFGFGEENGGGTSLLDFAKAFGMVIANSSFPKREEHLVTFQNAAVKTQIDYLLLNRCDRGLCKDCKVIPGEILATQHRLLVMDVGIMLKTRKRSARGRPRIRWGALTKDKDHKLEGRLSAMGAWIRSGDARTMWSATIDCIREVMREVLGVSTGTYGGHRGDWWWNEVVQGKVETKKAAYLKLVERIGERAWRGIR is encoded by the exons atggagtgg GTTTCGCCTACTGAGAAactattcataggaggggattcCAATGGTCATATTGGGTCGACCGTTGGTGGTTATGGTGAGGTTCATGGAGGCTTTGGTTTTGGGGAGGAGAACGGAGGAGGTACCTCgctgttggacttcgctaaggcttttgggatggtgattgcgaactctagctttcCGAAAAGGGAggagcatttggttacttttcaaaatgcggcGGTGAAaactcagattgactatctcctcctcaacaggtgtgacagagggttgtgcaaggattgcaaggtgattccgggcGAGATACTCGCGACACAACATAGGCTATTGGTGATGgatgttggtattatgttaaagacgAGGAAAAGGTCTGCTCGCGGAAGACcaagaatcaggtggggagccttaactaaggataaagacCATAAGTTGGAGGGacggttgtcggctatgggagcttggatTAGAAGTGGTGACGCGAGAactatgtggtcagcgacaaTAGACTGTATAAGGGAGgttatgagagaggtgttaggggtctcgacgggcaCCTATGGTGGGCACagaggagactggtggtggaatgaagtggtccaaggtaaagtagaAACAAAGAAGGCGGCATACCTGAAGTTAGTGGAGAGAATAGGCGAgcgtgcatggagaggtataaggtag